A single region of the Austwickia chelonae genome encodes:
- a CDS encoding ABC transporter permease has translation MTSTTKTARPARRATTAPRFPALRRTLAAQENLVLGLILLILAVVVIQVPGYWHVETLFTVLRASMVDMVFALGVLLVLVAGGIDVSFLAVGAFSAYVACKVALSGADTIPAWAIFLGAVTIGAVMGVINALVVIAMRVSTLIATLATSAVYLGVLFAVVGANVITVVPESLRHVAKTQLWEAPGAVRGVTRLNILILLVALCCIAVAFFLRGTVAGRSVFAIGGDAESAARAGIQVDALRVLVFALAGALAGTAGIIQVTLAGRADPTTFMGRELDVIAAVVIGGAAVTGGRGTVRGVCLGVILVSLISTSLVPLGVPSIWQKAAVGVLLLVGVLLQSLSARNRTERPILDGDAPPPRTRGADGPEHHDLPDGNTAPAGTRQGVPADV, from the coding sequence ATGACATCCACGACGAAAACAGCCCGGCCTGCGCGGCGCGCCACCACAGCACCACGTTTCCCTGCACTACGTCGGACGCTCGCCGCCCAGGAGAACCTCGTCCTGGGACTGATCCTGCTGATCCTCGCGGTCGTCGTGATCCAGGTGCCTGGCTACTGGCATGTGGAGACCCTGTTCACCGTGCTGCGGGCCTCCATGGTCGACATGGTCTTCGCGCTGGGCGTACTCCTGGTACTGGTCGCCGGAGGCATCGACGTTTCCTTCCTCGCTGTCGGAGCCTTCTCCGCCTATGTCGCCTGCAAGGTCGCGCTGAGCGGGGCAGACACCATCCCGGCCTGGGCGATCTTCCTGGGCGCGGTGACGATCGGCGCCGTGATGGGAGTGATCAACGCCCTCGTGGTCATCGCGATGCGAGTGTCCACCCTGATCGCCACCCTCGCCACCTCCGCCGTCTACCTCGGGGTGCTCTTCGCCGTGGTCGGGGCCAATGTGATCACGGTCGTCCCCGAATCCCTCCGGCATGTGGCCAAGACCCAGCTGTGGGAGGCCCCCGGCGCCGTCCGCGGAGTCACCAGGCTGAACATCCTGATCCTCCTCGTCGCCCTGTGCTGCATCGCGGTGGCCTTCTTCCTGCGCGGCACCGTCGCCGGACGTTCCGTCTTCGCGATCGGTGGAGACGCCGAATCCGCCGCCCGGGCAGGGATCCAGGTGGACGCCCTGCGGGTCCTGGTCTTCGCGCTGGCCGGCGCACTCGCCGGAACGGCCGGGATCATCCAGGTCACCTTGGCCGGCCGGGCCGACCCGACGACCTTCATGGGACGCGAACTCGACGTGATCGCCGCCGTGGTCATCGGGGGCGCGGCCGTCACCGGCGGCCGGGGAACGGTTCGCGGGGTCTGTCTCGGAGTCATCCTGGTCTCGCTGATCTCGACGTCCTTGGTCCCCCTGGGTGTGCCGAGCATCTGGCAGAAGGCGGCCGTGGGCGTCCTGCTCCTGGTAGGGGTGCTTCTGCAGAGCCTGTCGGCCCGGAACCGCACAGAACGCCCCATCCTGGACGGTGACGCTCCACCTCCCCGGACGCGAGGAGCAGACGGACCGGAGCACCACGACCTACCGGACGGGAACACCGCACCCGCCGGGACGAGACAGGGAGTGCCCGCTGATGTCTGA
- a CDS encoding type B 50S ribosomal protein L31 has translation MKPGIHPEYRPVVFRDAAAGYAFLTRSTATPRETIEWEDGNTYPCVNVDVSSASHPFYTGKQKIVDTAGRVERFNRRYGAKRNEGR, from the coding sequence ATGAAACCGGGAATCCATCCCGAATACCGACCGGTGGTCTTCCGCGACGCCGCAGCCGGATACGCCTTCCTCACCCGGTCCACCGCGACCCCCCGCGAGACCATCGAGTGGGAGGACGGCAACACCTACCCCTGTGTCAACGTGGACGTGTCCTCAGCGAGCCACCCCTTCTACACCGGTAAGCAGAAGATCGTCGACACCGCAGGACGCGTCGAGCGGTTCAACCGCCGGTACGGGGCCAAACGCAACGAAGGACGCTGA
- the rpsN gene encoding 30S ribosomal protein S14, producing the protein MAKKSKIAKDQQRREIVARYAEERATLKKTIASPHTSDDDKAVAMTRLQKMPRDASATRLRNRCAVDGRPRAYFRTFGISRVRLRQMAHDGELPGVTKSSW; encoded by the coding sequence ATGGCAAAGAAGAGCAAAATCGCCAAGGACCAGCAGCGCCGCGAGATCGTAGCCCGCTACGCCGAAGAACGCGCGACCCTCAAGAAGACTATCGCCTCACCGCACACCAGCGATGACGACAAAGCCGTCGCGATGACCCGCCTGCAGAAGATGCCCCGCGACGCCAGCGCCACCCGGTTGCGCAACCGCTGTGCCGTCGACGGACGCCCCCGCGCCTACTTCCGCACCTTCGGCATCTCCCGGGTCCGACTCCGCCAGATGGCCCACGACGGAGAACTCCCCGGAGTCACCAAGTCCAGCTGGTGA
- a CDS encoding cobalamin B12-binding domain-containing protein, with protein MTDSPLRIVVAKPGLDGHDRGAKVIARALRDAGMEVVYTGLHQTPAQIVEAAIQEDADAIGLSVLSGAHMTLFAKTMELLQERDSQDIVVFGGGIIPQEDIPLLEDLGVAKVFTPGATTTEVVDWVRAHI; from the coding sequence ATGACTGACTCTCCGCTGCGGATCGTCGTGGCCAAACCAGGGCTGGACGGGCATGATCGGGGTGCCAAGGTCATCGCCCGTGCGCTGCGAGACGCGGGGATGGAGGTCGTCTACACCGGCCTGCATCAGACGCCTGCACAGATCGTCGAAGCCGCGATACAGGAGGACGCCGATGCGATTGGGCTCTCCGTCCTGTCCGGGGCTCACATGACTCTTTTCGCGAAGACGATGGAGCTGCTCCAGGAACGTGATTCCCAGGACATCGTGGTCTTCGGCGGCGGCATCATCCCTCAGGAGGACATTCCGCTGCTCGAGGATCTCGGTGTGGCGAAGGTCTTCACTCCCGGTGCGACGACGACCGAAGTCGTCGACTGGGTACGAGCTCACATCTGA
- the rpmF gene encoding 50S ribosomal protein L32, whose protein sequence is MAVPKRKMSRSNTRSRRANWKATSADLVPVAVNGEIYRVPRRLVRGVERGYVDPATVGM, encoded by the coding sequence ATGGCTGTCCCCAAGCGCAAGATGTCGCGCAGCAACACCCGTTCCCGCCGGGCGAACTGGAAGGCCACTTCGGCCGACCTGGTGCCCGTCGCCGTCAATGGCGAGATCTACCGAGTTCCTCGTCGCCTGGTGCGCGGCGTCGAACGCGGTTACGTGGATCCCGCCACGGTGGGTATGTGA
- a CDS encoding GTP-binding protein — protein MQPVPVHIVVGLDAPDQALAAMGLHVDLTGSAVVSVTVDAAEGAVRWVVSDLTGIAEQGHEDVAHPCLTCSIREALLPMLTRLASSGRWASLIVVLPVAADPLPMTLAVAEGEVRGQAVADILEVATVVAVVSAKDLCSGVFDDPLLSELDLNMVDDDQRAYGEVLVAQIELADDIVLVHGIPDESDAALLDHLRRPGSRLHHGMETFGGSPAVADYRHDIQASRAFVDPRHRRPSGAVPAGGIVTIELTSWKPFHPERLLERIEELGSGDLRGRGAFWLPGRPGLAIAWDAAGAALSIGAVGRWDDAERATRLVVTTDEETAQVVSSAFDAAIMTDTEMVSAQARWSGRDDGFGEWLGDIEFGAA, from the coding sequence GTGCAGCCTGTCCCGGTACACATCGTGGTCGGCCTCGATGCCCCCGATCAGGCACTCGCTGCCATGGGGCTGCATGTCGACCTGACCGGATCCGCCGTGGTCTCGGTAACCGTCGACGCAGCCGAGGGCGCGGTGCGGTGGGTGGTCTCCGACCTCACCGGCATCGCCGAACAAGGCCATGAGGACGTGGCGCACCCCTGCTTGACCTGCTCCATCCGCGAAGCACTCCTCCCGATGCTGACCAGGCTCGCCTCGTCAGGGCGCTGGGCCTCCCTGATCGTGGTCCTCCCCGTGGCCGCCGACCCCCTACCCATGACCCTCGCCGTCGCAGAGGGCGAGGTCCGGGGCCAAGCCGTCGCCGACATCCTCGAGGTCGCCACGGTCGTGGCCGTCGTCAGCGCCAAGGACCTCTGCTCCGGTGTCTTCGACGATCCCCTCCTGAGCGAGCTCGACCTCAACATGGTCGACGACGATCAGCGCGCCTACGGCGAAGTACTCGTCGCCCAGATCGAGCTGGCCGATGACATCGTGCTGGTCCACGGCATCCCCGACGAGTCCGATGCCGCGCTCCTCGACCATCTGCGCCGACCCGGGAGCCGACTGCACCACGGGATGGAGACCTTTGGCGGATCGCCTGCCGTTGCCGACTACCGCCACGACATTCAGGCCTCGCGTGCCTTCGTGGACCCCCGGCATCGCCGCCCCTCCGGAGCCGTCCCTGCCGGCGGCATCGTGACCATCGAACTGACCAGCTGGAAACCCTTCCACCCCGAGCGTCTTCTCGAACGAATCGAGGAACTGGGGTCGGGAGACCTCCGTGGCCGTGGAGCCTTCTGGCTTCCTGGACGCCCAGGCCTGGCGATCGCCTGGGACGCCGCTGGCGCCGCATTGTCCATCGGGGCAGTCGGTCGCTGGGATGACGCCGAACGTGCCACCCGACTCGTGGTGACCACTGACGAGGAGACCGCTCAGGTCGTCAGCTCGGCCTTCGACGCCGCCATCATGACCGACACCGAGATGGTCAGTGCGCAGGCACGATGGTCCGGCCGCGACGACGGCTTCGGGGAATGGCTGGGAGACATCGAGTTCGGTGCTGCCTGA
- the rpmG gene encoding 50S ribosomal protein L33: MAKYSDVRPVIKLRSTAGTGYTYVTRKNRRNDPDRMILRKFDPVVRRHVEFKEER; this comes from the coding sequence ATGGCCAAGTACTCCGATGTACGGCCGGTGATCAAGCTCCGCTCCACTGCGGGCACCGGCTATACATACGTCACCCGCAAGAACCGGCGCAACGACCCCGATCGGATGATCCTGCGCAAATTCGACCCCGTCGTCCGCCGCCATGTCGAATTCAAAGAGGAACGCTGA
- a CDS encoding FGGY-family carbohydrate kinase has product MKQVVLGIDIGTGSTKGVLVTADGTVVATARRTHRISLPHPGHVEMDAERQWWGDVTYICRELASPDHEVAAICVSGLGPAVVAVDQDWQALHPAVLYGIDTRAHEQITEMTAELGDQQILRRCGKKLSSQAVGPKLRWLREHRDVPAAARWCSSHTFVSGRLTGRWFLDHHTASQCDPLYDMAAQGWAQDWSEKVLPGVRLPDLVWPGEIVGRLTPQAASATGLPAGVPVVAGTVDAWAEAHSVGVHRPGDLMMMYGSTMFLVQVLSAPTVDAALWTTSGVTSGSRTLAAGMSTSGTLLEWVSDLVSEEFAELVSQAEEVPAGSDGLVMLPYLAGERSPLYDPDARGLLAGLRLTHTKGHLFRAAHEGIAYGVRQILEVMEQSAGAPDRVVAVGGGTRGGLWMQIVSDVCGIEQIVPETTTGASYGGALLAAEGVGLVEAGTSWMRTAGVVRPRKQVQRRYQELYRVYRDLYPNTRNSMHALARVQESVG; this is encoded by the coding sequence ATGAAACAGGTCGTCCTCGGCATCGACATCGGCACCGGAAGCACCAAGGGGGTGCTGGTCACCGCGGACGGAACGGTCGTCGCCACCGCCCGTCGCACGCATCGGATCTCCCTGCCGCACCCCGGCCACGTGGAGATGGACGCCGAGCGGCAGTGGTGGGGAGATGTCACCTACATCTGCCGGGAGCTGGCCTCGCCCGACCACGAAGTGGCTGCGATCTGCGTGTCGGGTCTGGGGCCGGCCGTCGTCGCGGTGGACCAGGACTGGCAGGCGTTGCATCCGGCGGTGCTCTACGGGATCGACACCCGCGCTCATGAGCAGATCACGGAGATGACCGCCGAACTCGGCGACCAGCAGATCCTGCGACGCTGCGGCAAGAAGCTCTCTTCCCAGGCAGTGGGGCCGAAGCTGCGGTGGTTGCGGGAGCATCGGGATGTCCCGGCCGCGGCACGGTGGTGTTCATCGCACACCTTCGTTTCCGGGCGGTTGACCGGCCGATGGTTCCTCGATCACCACACGGCTTCCCAATGTGATCCGCTCTACGACATGGCTGCTCAGGGTTGGGCGCAGGACTGGTCGGAGAAGGTCTTGCCGGGAGTGCGTCTCCCCGACCTGGTGTGGCCCGGCGAGATCGTCGGACGGCTCACGCCGCAGGCTGCTTCGGCGACCGGGCTGCCTGCAGGGGTTCCGGTGGTGGCGGGCACCGTGGACGCCTGGGCGGAAGCCCACAGCGTCGGCGTGCATCGACCCGGTGATCTGATGATGATGTACGGCTCGACCATGTTCCTGGTCCAGGTCCTGTCGGCGCCGACGGTGGATGCCGCGCTCTGGACGACCAGCGGGGTCACCTCCGGTTCGCGCACCTTGGCCGCGGGGATGTCCACGTCGGGCACCTTGCTGGAATGGGTGTCGGACCTGGTCTCGGAGGAATTCGCCGAACTGGTGTCCCAGGCCGAGGAGGTGCCCGCAGGTTCCGACGGGCTGGTCATGCTCCCTTACCTGGCCGGGGAACGTTCACCCCTGTACGACCCCGATGCCCGGGGACTCCTGGCCGGGCTGCGGCTGACCCACACGAAGGGCCATCTGTTCCGGGCCGCGCACGAGGGGATCGCCTACGGGGTACGGCAGATCCTGGAGGTCATGGAACAGTCGGCGGGTGCCCCTGACCGGGTGGTCGCCGTGGGCGGCGGAACCCGCGGCGGTCTGTGGATGCAGATCGTCAGCGATGTGTGCGGGATCGAACAGATCGTCCCCGAGACGACGACGGGAGCCTCCTACGGGGGTGCTCTGCTGGCTGCCGAGGGCGTCGGGCTGGTGGAGGCCGGAACCTCCTGGATGCGCACCGCAGGTGTGGTACGTCCACGCAAGCAGGTGCAACGTCGCTATCAGGAGCTGTACCGGGTTTACCGGGACCTGTATCCGAATACGCGGAATTCGATGCACGCCTTGGCCCGGGTACAGGAATCGGTGGGCTGA
- the pcrA gene encoding DNA helicase PcrA produces the protein MSLFDLPDELPLPGFAMAPAGGGVDADGVPGWARSGAPTSAPVADGPTSPVEPTVPELDGASLLVGLNDQQAEAVRHTGGPLLIVAGAGSGKTRVLTHRIAYLMAERGVKPWEILAITFTNKAAAEMRERVSALVGPSARSMWVSTFHSACVRILRRESDRVGLPSNFSIYDSADSQRLMAMVLREMDLDPKRYPPRSFSAQVSNLKNELVDEETFASRVSETNPAERVLAEAYSGYQRRLRQAHALDFDDLIMTTVNILQAFPEVAEHYRRRFKHVLVDEYQDTNYAQYVLVKELVGTDAPQAGHRPGELCVVGDADQSIYAFRGATIRNIVEFEQDYPQARTILLEQNYRSTQTILRAANAVISQNTSRRPKNLWTDSGEGAKIVGYVADSEHDEAAFIARRIDELGDRHGVRPGDVAIFYRTNAMSRALEEVLVRVGLPYKIVGGTRFYERREVKDALAYLRVIANPADTVNLRRILNVPKRGIGDRAEACIASLAERDGITFAEALVRPEDAPGLATRSAAAITRFVGLLDELRAVDESGAGVAAVVGAVVERTGYLEELRNSRDPQDENRIENLAELVAVAQEFDEARVAEDGAPSSTALAEFLEQVALVADSDDIPDDPQAQAQGVVTLMTLHTAKGLEFPVVFLVGMEDGVFPHVRSLGETQELEEERRLAYVGITRARERLHLTRAATRSAWGAPQYNPASRFLDEVPAEVIEWERSGPLPGARGAGQERSSRREPAVATLSNRSAGRGAGRALLSLNAGDRVTHDSFGLGKVVRVEGEGDKTIVHVDFGGEQVKRLLLRYAPLEKL, from the coding sequence ATGAGCCTTTTTGACCTTCCAGACGAGTTGCCCCTTCCCGGCTTTGCGATGGCACCGGCGGGAGGTGGCGTGGACGCCGACGGCGTGCCCGGATGGGCGAGATCCGGGGCCCCGACCTCCGCACCGGTGGCAGACGGGCCGACCAGTCCGGTGGAGCCGACCGTCCCGGAGCTGGACGGTGCTTCGCTGTTGGTGGGATTGAACGACCAGCAGGCCGAGGCGGTGCGTCATACCGGTGGTCCTCTGCTGATCGTGGCCGGGGCAGGGTCGGGCAAGACCAGGGTGCTGACCCACCGCATCGCCTACTTGATGGCCGAGCGTGGGGTGAAGCCGTGGGAGATCCTGGCGATCACCTTCACCAACAAAGCCGCTGCTGAGATGCGGGAACGGGTCTCTGCACTGGTGGGCCCGAGCGCCAGATCGATGTGGGTGAGCACCTTCCACAGCGCATGCGTGCGCATTCTGCGCAGGGAGAGCGACCGGGTCGGCCTGCCGTCCAACTTCTCGATCTACGACTCCGCGGACTCCCAACGGTTGATGGCCATGGTCCTGCGCGAGATGGACCTGGATCCGAAGCGTTACCCGCCGCGGAGTTTTTCCGCGCAGGTGTCGAACCTGAAGAACGAGCTGGTCGATGAGGAGACCTTCGCCTCACGTGTGTCGGAGACGAATCCGGCCGAGCGGGTCCTGGCGGAGGCGTACTCGGGATATCAGCGCAGACTTCGGCAGGCGCACGCCCTGGACTTCGACGATCTGATCATGACGACGGTGAACATCCTCCAGGCTTTCCCGGAGGTGGCCGAGCACTACCGCCGCCGGTTCAAACACGTCCTGGTGGATGAGTACCAGGACACCAACTACGCCCAGTACGTACTGGTCAAGGAGCTGGTCGGCACCGACGCGCCGCAGGCGGGGCACCGTCCGGGCGAGTTGTGCGTGGTGGGTGACGCCGACCAGTCGATCTACGCCTTCCGGGGTGCGACGATCCGCAATATCGTCGAATTCGAGCAGGACTATCCCCAAGCTCGGACGATCCTGTTGGAACAGAACTATCGGTCGACCCAGACGATCCTGCGCGCTGCCAATGCGGTCATCTCGCAGAACACGTCGCGGCGTCCCAAGAACCTGTGGACGGATTCGGGTGAGGGCGCGAAGATCGTCGGCTATGTCGCTGATTCCGAGCACGACGAGGCCGCTTTCATCGCCCGTCGGATCGACGAGCTGGGGGACCGGCACGGCGTCCGGCCCGGAGATGTCGCGATCTTCTACCGGACCAATGCGATGTCGCGGGCCTTGGAAGAGGTCTTGGTGCGGGTCGGCCTGCCGTACAAGATCGTCGGTGGGACCCGCTTCTACGAGCGCCGTGAGGTCAAGGACGCGCTGGCCTATCTGAGGGTGATCGCCAATCCTGCGGACACGGTGAATCTGCGGCGGATCCTCAATGTTCCCAAGCGTGGTATCGGTGACCGGGCCGAGGCGTGCATCGCCTCTCTGGCCGAGCGGGACGGAATCACCTTCGCGGAAGCCTTGGTCCGGCCGGAGGATGCTCCAGGGTTGGCGACCCGCTCGGCGGCGGCGATCACTCGTTTCGTGGGTCTTCTCGACGAGCTGCGTGCTGTGGACGAGAGCGGTGCCGGGGTAGCTGCGGTGGTGGGCGCGGTCGTCGAGCGCACCGGCTATCTGGAGGAGCTGCGGAATTCACGAGACCCGCAGGACGAGAACAGGATCGAGAACCTCGCGGAGCTGGTCGCGGTGGCCCAGGAGTTCGACGAGGCCCGAGTCGCCGAGGACGGAGCCCCCTCTTCGACGGCGTTGGCCGAATTCCTGGAACAGGTCGCGCTGGTGGCTGATTCCGATGACATCCCCGACGACCCCCAGGCACAGGCTCAGGGCGTGGTGACCTTGATGACTTTGCACACGGCCAAGGGCCTGGAGTTCCCGGTGGTCTTCCTGGTCGGCATGGAGGACGGGGTCTTCCCGCACGTCCGCAGCTTGGGGGAGACCCAGGAACTGGAGGAGGAACGGCGGCTGGCCTATGTCGGGATCACCCGGGCGAGGGAGCGGCTGCATCTGACGCGGGCGGCTACCCGGTCGGCCTGGGGCGCGCCCCAGTACAACCCCGCCTCACGTTTTCTCGACGAGGTCCCTGCTGAGGTGATCGAGTGGGAGCGGTCCGGCCCGTTGCCAGGCGCCCGGGGCGCAGGGCAAGAGCGGTCGTCACGTCGCGAGCCTGCGGTGGCAACGTTGTCGAACCGGTCTGCCGGCCGCGGTGCTGGTCGTGCCCTATTGTCCTTGAACGCTGGTGATCGAGTGACACATGACAGTTTCGGCCTGGGCAAGGTGGTCCGGGTCGAGGGCGAGGGGGATAAGACGATCGTCCATGTCGACTTCGGCGGCGAACAGGTGAAACGGCTGCTGCTGCGTTACGCCCCGTTGGAGAAGCTCTGA
- a CDS encoding M23 family metallopeptidase: protein MSSPYNGRHRPAYGTSTARPSENSGPSGRHRSGKRRVGPSLVKPVSVSAVSLGATFALVQTATNTSLADITQANAIVRPAALMMSPQAEEPKAPEPAPTPEAAPSTPASPPAEATPVTPEPEATTPPAPAPAPVPEKAPVAPPKPVVDLSRTWNAPVTGATFTSGFGPRWGTFHYGIDLAAPLGTPLRAMSSGVVTYAGQMSGYGNIVQIRYWDGTVSYYGHMNSIAVRVGQKVQPGQFVGQLGNTGQSTGPHLHLEIRPGGGAPINPEPWMAARGIASR from the coding sequence GTGTCTTCTCCCTACAACGGTCGCCACAGGCCCGCCTACGGCACCTCGACCGCCCGTCCCTCCGAGAACAGCGGCCCCTCCGGCCGACACCGTTCCGGTAAGCGGCGCGTCGGGCCATCGCTCGTCAAGCCGGTCTCCGTCTCCGCAGTCAGCCTCGGCGCCACCTTCGCACTCGTCCAGACTGCGACCAACACCTCCCTCGCCGACATCACCCAGGCCAATGCGATAGTGCGACCGGCAGCCCTGATGATGTCCCCGCAAGCCGAGGAACCCAAGGCGCCCGAACCCGCACCCACTCCCGAGGCAGCGCCCTCGACGCCCGCCTCGCCCCCTGCCGAGGCAACCCCGGTCACCCCGGAACCCGAAGCAACAACACCCCCTGCACCTGCCCCGGCTCCGGTCCCGGAAAAAGCCCCCGTCGCACCACCCAAGCCGGTCGTCGACCTGAGTCGCACCTGGAATGCCCCCGTCACCGGAGCGACCTTCACCTCCGGATTCGGCCCCCGCTGGGGAACCTTCCACTACGGCATTGACCTCGCCGCGCCATTGGGCACCCCCCTACGTGCCATGTCCTCCGGGGTCGTCACCTATGCCGGGCAGATGTCCGGATACGGCAATATCGTCCAGATCCGCTACTGGGACGGCACCGTCTCCTACTACGGCCACATGAACTCCATCGCTGTACGTGTCGGGCAGAAAGTTCAGCCTGGACAGTTCGTCGGCCAGCTCGGCAACACCGGTCAGAGCACCGGACCCCACCTCCACCTGGAGATCCGGCCCGGAGGCGGCGCACCGATCAACCCTGAACCGTGGATGGCAGCGCGCGGCATCGCCTCGCGCTGA
- the rpmB gene encoding 50S ribosomal protein L28: MSRHCQLSGAEPRFGKTISHSHRRTSRRFDPNIQKKTYYVPSLGRRITLRLSASSIKTIDSIGIEAAVKRIQARGEKI; encoded by the coding sequence ATGTCCCGGCACTGCCAGCTCTCCGGCGCCGAACCTCGCTTCGGCAAGACCATCAGCCATTCGCACCGACGCACCTCACGTCGATTCGATCCCAACATCCAGAAGAAGACCTACTACGTACCCAGCCTCGGGCGCCGGATCACCCTCCGCCTGTCGGCCTCGTCCATCAAGACGATCGACTCCATCGGCATCGAGGCTGCGGTCAAGCGGATCCAGGCCCGCGGCGAGAAGATCTGA
- a CDS encoding ABC transporter permease: MSEQAVSSRLRQLRQAGGDGAGLRRMLVVAATIFVVFSLATPQAFLSLDNFQYIALSSPEIVLISLAMSLAMLTAGIDLSVVAVANLSAIAAAQAMGHWSGSPWGVAVGVAAALAVALACGLVNAWLIAKCGIPPILTTLGSSQLFAGLSLVWSGGAVVKGLPPEFTHFALTTFAGVPSLFWTMAGVAVLVAWVVGRTRLGFRMRMVGDNPQAADFSGIDRARVLVWTYVLSAGLAGVAGLIISSRASGANSQYGASYVLLAIVVAVLAGVDPDGGRVTVIGVVIAVLTIQMLGSGLLALQGSSHVVNIAQGLLLIGMVLFNTWGPHVADHLRSRKVPLI; the protein is encoded by the coding sequence ATGTCTGAACAGGCCGTGTCATCCCGTCTACGGCAGCTGAGGCAAGCCGGCGGTGACGGTGCCGGGCTACGACGGATGCTCGTCGTGGCCGCCACGATCTTCGTGGTCTTCTCCCTGGCCACTCCACAAGCCTTCCTCTCACTGGACAACTTCCAGTACATCGCCCTGTCCTCCCCGGAGATCGTCCTCATCTCCTTGGCGATGTCCTTGGCGATGCTGACCGCAGGGATCGACCTGTCGGTGGTCGCCGTGGCGAACCTGAGCGCCATCGCAGCAGCACAGGCCATGGGACACTGGTCTGGTTCGCCCTGGGGGGTGGCGGTTGGGGTCGCCGCCGCGCTCGCCGTGGCCTTGGCATGCGGTCTGGTGAACGCCTGGTTGATCGCGAAATGCGGGATACCGCCGATTCTGACGACCCTGGGCAGCTCACAGTTGTTCGCCGGGTTGTCACTGGTCTGGTCCGGTGGCGCAGTCGTCAAGGGGCTGCCTCCTGAGTTCACCCACTTCGCCTTGACGACTTTTGCCGGGGTCCCTTCGCTCTTCTGGACGATGGCGGGCGTGGCCGTCCTGGTCGCCTGGGTGGTCGGTCGTACTCGGCTGGGTTTCCGGATGAGGATGGTCGGTGACAACCCGCAAGCGGCGGACTTCTCCGGGATCGACCGGGCTCGGGTGCTGGTGTGGACCTACGTGCTCAGCGCAGGCTTGGCCGGTGTCGCCGGTCTGATCATTTCTTCTCGGGCTTCGGGCGCCAACTCCCAGTACGGTGCTTCGTACGTCCTGTTGGCGATCGTGGTGGCCGTCCTGGCCGGGGTCGATCCCGACGGTGGCCGGGTCACCGTGATCGGGGTGGTGATCGCGGTGCTCACGATCCAGATGCTCGGGTCCGGTCTGCTTGCCCTGCAAGGTAGCTCCCACGTGGTGAATATCGCCCAAGGTCTCCTGCTGATCGGGATGGTGCTCTTCAACACCTGGGGTCCACATGTCGCTGACCACCTACGGTCCAGGAAGGTGCCCCTCATATGA